TGGCCGAGTTCGCTCACGATCAATATCGAGCCGCTCGCCAGCAACATGAACGACAGCAACACCAACGTCGATCTGCGGCTCGAGAAAGTGTTCGACTTCGGGATTCACCGGTTCGGCATCTACGCGGACCTCGAGAACGCGTTCAACACGGCCGTCGTCACGGCCCGCGTGACGCGGTATCCGTCCGAGACGCTGACCAATCCGCAGACGGGCGACTCGGTCAGGGTGTGGTTCGGCGATCCCCGTAATCTCAACCAGGGAAGGCAGGTCACGCTGGCCGCTCGCTGGAGCTTCTAGGAGGAACAAGCGCACGCGGCCGGCTCTCCGTACGGGGCCGGCCGCGTGAAGCGATAAAATCTACCCACCGTGACCGACCACAGGCCCGCCTCGCGCGGGCGCCCCGAGTCGCGCGAAGTCGTCGAGCTGACGCACCTCAAGGACGCGCATCCCGAGCTCGAGGCCGCCGCGACGCTCCAGATAGAACTGCTGCAACTCCAGCGACGGGTCCAGGGGCGCGTGCCGCTGCCCACCGTGCACCTGGACGCGGAAGAAATCCAGCGGCACGTCCGCGACGGCCGGCCGATCCTCCGCTTCGAGCACCTGCCGCTCAATTGGAGCGATTTCCGGTTCATGCTGCGCGAAACGGCGGCCACATTGCTCCGGCACGACGCGATCGAAGACGAGGAAGTCCGGCGCGTGGATACGCTCGCGCGCGACGGGAACGCGCTCGAGCCGGTCGTGCAGCGCTGGTTCGCCGCCATCTCGGCGCCAAGCGCCACCTCCGCACCCGCGGCATCGGCCGACGCGGAGACCGCGGGCCTGGATCACGTCTTCACGCTGGCGATGCGTCCTTTCCTGGTGCGCTGCGCGGAAGCGACGCAGTCGCGGCTCGATCTGTCGTCGTGGAGCTGGGGTTACTGCCCGGTGTGCGGCGGCGAGCCGGAATTCGCGGCGATCACGCCGGCAGCCGACCGCCTGCTGGTTTGTGGCCGCTGCACGGCGCGCTGGAAGTTCGATCCGATGACGTGCCCTTACTGCGGCAACAACGACCGCACGCGCATTACATCGTTCGCGAGCCGCGATGGGATGTACCGGATTGCCGCCTGCGACGTGTGCACGCGGTATCTCAAGGCGCACGACGGCCGCCGCGCGTCCCGCCCTCTCATGCTGCCGGTGGATACGGTCGCCACGCTGCCGCTCGACGCGGCGGCGATGCAGAAGGGATACAAGGCGTAGATCGTACCTATTGTTCCTTCTCTGTTCCGAGAACCGCCTTCGCCTTGTCGCTCAGCCAGTTCATCAGGTGCCGCGTTTCGCTGAAGCGCAGCGCGTTGGAGCGGGCACCGAGGATCACGACGGCCACCTGCTCTCCCTGCGGCAGGCGCAGGAGCGTGGCGAGGCTGTAGCCCGCCTTGCTGATGAAGCCGGTCTTGCCGCCGCGCACGTCCACGTCGCTGCTCGCGAGCAGGCGGTTCGTGCTGTGGATGGTGATCGTCCGCCTGCTGGTCGTGAGGCGGTACTCCTGCTTGCGCATGATCGAGGAAATGCGCTCGTCGCCGGCACCGAAGGCAATCAGCCGCGACAGATCGTACGCGGACGAGATGTTGTTCGGATCGAGGCCGGAGGGATCCGCGAACGAGGTGTCCTGCAGGCCCAGCTCCAGGGCCTTTTCATTCATCCGCTGCATGAACGACGCGCGGCCGCCGTGCGACACGCGGGAAAGAATCCGTGCCGCGGCGTTGTCCGAGGCAATCAACATCAGGTGCAGCACGTCCCCCAGCGTCGTCCGCTCGCCGGCGCGCAGGTAGGTCGTCGACGCGTGGTACACGTCCGGGCGCTCGACGACGACCTCCTCGGTGAGGTCCGGGTCGTCCTCGAGAAACACCAGCGCGGTCATCACCTTGGTGATGCTGGCGATGGACCGCTTGTCCTGCGCGTTGGTCTCGTACAGGATCTCACCCGTCTCCGGGTTCATCACGATCGCCGCGGCCGCGCGGACGTCCGGAATGAGCGCGCCCGATTCGTCCTTCCGGAAGCGGGGCTCCATCGCCTCGCGCCACGCGCGGATGCGCGCCGCTTCACGGGCGCGCGCCGCGGCGCGCGCGCGCGCGAGCTTCGCGCGGCGGGCGCGCGACTTCCGTGCGGAGTACCGGCTCTTCTTCGCCTTGCCGGATGAAGTCTTCGTGACAGAGGGGCTCGCGCCGGCCGAGCTTTCGGCGGCGCGAGCAGAGGCCGTCGAAACGGGTCCCAGCAGGCCAACGCTCAGCGCGAGCGTCAGGAGGCGGACGAAGAAAAGACGATACCGCTGCACTATCCCTCCAGGTTTGGCTGGAGCGACATAGGCCTCTCCTTAACCAAAAACAGCGCCCCGGGAGTTTTGTTGGTTGTTACCGATGCTGGGAGTAAACGCATCCTAGCATCGAACTGCCACGGATGCAAGCACTTACCGAGCTCAGCCAACAACCCGCTCTCCCCCGGGTCTTCCCGCCTGCGGGCGAGCTTATCAATTTCCATACCAGCCGAGGTCGATCGCCGGCAGCCGGTCTTGGGCGCAACCGGCGGGCTTTGATATCTTCTCGGCGGTTCCCGGGTACTAGAAGAGAGCAGGAGACCACAAATGAGTGATTCATCCTTCGACCCCGGCCCCGAAGAATTCGCGGCGCTGCGCGCGACGATTCGCGAGCGCGGCAGCCTCCGCGTCGTCCTCTTCGTGGCGACGATTGGCCTCTGGAGCGCCCTCGTGGTCGCAACGGCAGCCGCACTCACCCTGCCGGTCGCCTCGCTCATCCCGCTGGTCGTCCTGGCCGGCGGCTTTGAGGCCGTCGCCTCGTTGCACATCGGCGTCGAGCGGATTGGTCGCTACATCCAGGTCCGCTATGAGTGGGACGCACCGGGAGCGGCAGGGGTGCCCATCAGGTGGGAGCGCGCCGCGATGGCGTGGGGACGCCGCTTTCCCGGGACCGGCACCGACCCGCTTTTCGGCGTCATCTTCTATCTGGCGACCGCGCTCAACTTTGTGCCGGTGGCGCTCACGGGCGTCGCACCGGAACTCGCGGTGCTCGCCCTCGCCCACCTCCTGTTCGCCGCGCGCGTCTGGCGCGTGCGCGCGTGGGCGGCGCGGCAGCGCGACGAAGACCTCCGGCGCTATCAGCAGCTTCTGACCGCAGAAGGCGCAGAACGCGCAGGATCACCCGGTTAGGTCTCCGCGCGTTCCGCGTGTTCCGCGGTCGTTCTTCACTTCTGCGCCAGCGCGAGCGCCAGCAGCAGCGCCCGCGCGGTGCCCTTCCAGGAGTCGGTCGAGTCGAACGTTTCTCCAAGCGAGTGCGCGCCGCGCCCGCTGCCGCCGCCGTCGATGGTCACGGCAGGAATGCCGAGCCCCATGGGAACGTTTGAATCGGTGGAGCCCTCGTCCATGCTCACTGGCAAGCCGAGCGCGCGTGTGACCGCGACCGCCGCCTGGACGATCGGCGAGTCCCTGGGGGTCTGCCCCGCCGCGCGGTCGCCCACCAGCTCCTTCTTCGCCGTCAGCGCGCCTTTGTTGTTCCAGCGCTGATTCTCGGCGGCGACTGCCGCATCGACGGCCTGCTGGAACTTGCGGTCGACTTCGGCAATGGCGGCGGGGTCCGACGACCGCATGTCCACCTCGGCCCACGCCTCGAACGCGATGGAATTGACCGACGTGCCGCCCCCAATCCGCCCGACGTTGAACGTCGTTTTTGGCTGGGATGGCACCTCGAAGTCCGCGATCGTGGCAATCGCCCGGCCGAGCGCGTGAACAGGGTTCGCGAGCCCGAACGCTCCGTAGCTGTGGCCGCCGGGGCCGGAGATCGTCACCCGATAGCGATGGCTGCCCACGCCCACGGTGGTGACGCCGAGCCCGGTGCCGTCAACGGAGACGAACGCGTCGACCTGGTCTTTCAGCTCCGTGCCGAACAGATGCTTGACGCCCCGCAGGTCGCCGAGCCCCTCCTCCCCCACCGTTCCGACGAACGTAATCGTCCCCGCCGTCTCGATCTTCGCGGCGTTGAGCGCGTGGATGACCCCGAGGACCACCGCGAGCCCGCGGCAGTCATCGCCGATCCCGGGGCCGGATATCGACGTCCCCTCGCGCGTAACCTTCACGCTGGTCCCCTCCGGGAACACCGTGTCGAGGTGCGCGGAGAACACCAGGTTGGGTTTGGCGGACCGTCCCGGGCGCTCACCGATGACGTTGCCGACCGCGTCGATCCTCACACGCTGCAGGCCGAGGGCCTCGAAGGTCTTCTTCAGCGCTTCGGCGCGCTGCTGCTCCTTGAAGGGCGGGGCGGGGATCTCGCACAATCGGACCTGCTCGTCGAGAATCGCGGGTTCGTTCTGCTGGACGAAGGCAAGCGCCTGCTTGATGGATGGATCGGCGACGAGCCGCGCGCCGATGTCGGGCGCCCCCGCCTGCATGGCCAACAGCATGAAAAGCGATGTGAAGGTAATCATCGTGTTCCTTGCGTCTCCTGTGATGCGCCGGTTGACGTGAGTAGGGCGTTGAACGGCAGCTTGAACGTCCCCTGCGGCTGGCCGCGGAAGATGGGGTTGCGCTGGTCATTTGTGGCCCATACGGTCGCTCTGCTCCGTGCCCGGGCCTCGTCCGCGCCCGGCAGCGCACTATCAGGCGCGACGTTGCGGCGTGTCAAGTTCACCTTGCGAATTCCCGAGGGAACGTCTATCGTTTTCGTCACGATCTTCGTTGCCCGCCTGCCTCCGGGGGACGGCCGAACAGCCGATCGTTTTCATCATCTGTTCGCGTAACAGTTCGGACCGACAGGAGGAGATGCAGGCATGGGGAATCGGTACAGCTCGGGCTGGGGACTCGCGCTGGCGATGGTGGTGCTCACGGCCGTACCGGCCATCGCGCAGGAGTTCCGCGGCCGCATCAACGGCACCGTCACTGACAACAGTGGCGCCGTGCTGCCCGGCGTGACGGTCACCGCGACCAGTCCGGCGCTCATTCAACCGCAGACCACGGCCGCCGCGGCAGACGGGACCTACCGCTTCATCGCCCTGCCGGCGGGCACCTACACCGTCACCTTCGAGCTGAACGGGTTCAAGACCCTCAAGCACGAAGGGATCAGGGTCGTCATCGGCACGACGCTCACCGTCGACGCCAGGCTGGACGTGGCCACGCTCCAGGAGACCGTCACGGTCACGGGAGAATCGCCGATCGTCGACACCTCGACGACCACGGTGGGCACGAACTTCACCAAGGAGCTGCTCACCGAGATCCCGAACGCGCGCGACATCTGGGCGGCCATGTCCCAGGCGCCCGGCATCGTGATGACCGGCTACGACGTGGGGGGGTCGCACACCGGCACGCAGACCGGCTTCAATGTGTACGGGCTCAGCCAGCAGCGGACCACGCGCATCGAGGGCATCAACACCACCGAGAACACGGATGCCAACGCCGGCTACTTCGACTTCGGCTCCTTCGAAGAGTTCCAGATCGGCGGCGCCGGCACGGGCGCGGACCAGGACACGCCGGGCGGATCGATGAACGTCACCGTCAAGTCCGGCGGCGATCGGTTCCAGGGCCAGTGGTACTCCGATTGGGAAGGCAAGGGAACGATCTCGGACAACGTCGACCCCGCGCTGCAGGTGACGGGAGGAACGAAAGGCGAGTTCAAGGCCCCGACGGGCGGCGTCAACCGCGGCAACCAGATCGATCGGCAGTACGATCTCAATGGCAACCTCGGCGGGCCGATCGTGCGCGGCCGCGCGTGGTTCTTCGCGTCGTACCGGCTGAACAATCAGTACAAGTTCATCACCGGGCTGCCGGACCTGGCGCAGTCCAAGCTCACGAACTACACCGTCAAGGGCACGTACCAGCTCTCGAGGGGCAACCAGCTGATCGGCTACTGGAACAAGCGCGAGAAGCTGCAGCCGCTGCGGGATCTCGCGGTGGACGTCCCCGTGTCCGCGGCGTACTTCCAGGCGTCCCGCAATTACCCGTTCAAGCTGGAATGGACCAGCGTACTCGGCGACCGGGCGTTCCTCGACGTGCAGGCGTCGGGCTGGCGCAACTACTTCCCGCTCAGGCCGACCACCGAGAACGGCTTCTTCAAGGAGACGCTGCAGCCGGGACGGATCGACCTGACCACCGGCGAGTACTTCAACGGCGGCGCGAGCGATTTCTACCAGAAGCAGCGGCGGTTCAAGCCGCAGTACAACGCGAACCTGAGCTACTTCAAGGAAGGCTGGCGCGGATCCCACGACTTCAAGGTCGGCGTCGAGGGACGGTGGGAGAAACGCCTCTTCTTCCGCGATCAGCCGGCGGGCAACGTCTTCTATCGCGACCGCGGGACCTCGGTCAGCGAGCTTGAAATCTATAACACGCCCAACGACGGGGATAACCGCGTCACCGCGCATTCGGCGTATCTGCAGGACGTCTGGAAGATGTCCGCCAACCTGACGCTGACGCTCGGCCTCCGGATGGATCGCTACAAGGACTTCTACCCGGAGCAGACGATCGCGCCCGAGGGGGTCGCCGCACTGGCCGGCTCCACCGACCCGCGCATCGTGTCGTTCCTGTCTCCGCGAACCGTCTCGGAAACCACCGTTTCGGAGTCCACCAGCTTCGGCCCGCGCATCGGGTTTGCCTGGGACGTCAGGGGCAACAATCGCTCGGTGATCAAGGGCTACTTCGGGCAGTTCTACTTCAACTCGGCGCCCGACACGCTGGCGGCGCTGCAGAATCCGGTCGGCACCGCGCGGCTGCGCTATCGCTTCGTCGACCCGAACGGCAACCGCCTGCTGGACGGGCCGAACGAGCTTGGTACGTTTCTGTCGACGCAGGGCGGCGCCGGGTTCGTGCGCATCGATCCCGATCTCGAGCGTCCCTACAGCCAGGAGATCTCGGGACACTTCGAGCAGGAAGTGGTCCGCGGGTTGTCGGCACGCGCCTCGTGGGTCTACAAGAACGTCCGCGACGACTGGGCGGAAGTGGACCTGCTGCGCGTCGGGGCGTACACGATCGCTCGCCAGCTCGTCGACCCGGGCCCGGACAATACGCTGGGAACCGGCGACGAGCAGACGCTCACCGTGTTCGATCGCCCGGCGGGCATCGGGCAGGACCGCGTCTTCACGAATCCGGATGACTACCACTCGGACTTCAACACGTTCGAGGTGGCGCTGAACCGCCGCTTCAGCGGCCGCTGGATGGCGCTCACCTCGTTCGGCCACACGTGGCTGAAGCAGTACCACGGCGACTCGTCGACCTCCAGCGCGCTCGATTCGATCGGCATCGGCAAGGCCTATCTCTGGCAGCCGAATCGGCGGGCCTTCGGCCGGGAGACGTCCACGCTGTGGAACTACAAGATGATTGCGCGCTATGTCATGCCATGGGACATCGGCGTCAGCGGCTCGTACAAGCTGCAGAGCGGCCGCAACTGGGGGCGCACGATCAGCGTCAACCACCCGAACGCGGGCA
The Acidobacteriota bacterium genome window above contains:
- a CDS encoding formate dehydrogenase accessory protein FdhE, whose product is MTDHRPASRGRPESREVVELTHLKDAHPELEAAATLQIELLQLQRRVQGRVPLPTVHLDAEEIQRHVRDGRPILRFEHLPLNWSDFRFMLRETAATLLRHDAIEDEEVRRVDTLARDGNALEPVVQRWFAAISAPSATSAPAASADAETAGLDHVFTLAMRPFLVRCAEATQSRLDLSSWSWGYCPVCGGEPEFAAITPAADRLLVCGRCTARWKFDPMTCPYCGNNDRTRITSFASRDGMYRIAACDVCTRYLKAHDGRRASRPLMLPVDTVATLPLDAAAMQKGYKA
- a CDS encoding D-alanyl-D-alanine carboxypeptidase; amino-acid sequence: MQRYRLFFVRLLTLALSVGLLGPVSTASARAAESSAGASPSVTKTSSGKAKKSRYSARKSRARRAKLARARAAARAREAARIRAWREAMEPRFRKDESGALIPDVRAAAAIVMNPETGEILYETNAQDKRSIASITKVMTALVFLEDDPDLTEEVVVERPDVYHASTTYLRAGERTTLGDVLHLMLIASDNAAARILSRVSHGGRASFMQRMNEKALELGLQDTSFADPSGLDPNNISSAYDLSRLIAFGAGDERISSIMRKQEYRLTTSRRTITIHSTNRLLASSDVDVRGGKTGFISKAGYSLATLLRLPQGEQVAVVILGARSNALRFSETRHLMNWLSDKAKAVLGTEKEQ
- a CDS encoding M20/M25/M40 family metallo-hydrolase is translated as MQAGAPDIGARLVADPSIKQALAFVQQNEPAILDEQVRLCEIPAPPFKEQQRAEALKKTFEALGLQRVRIDAVGNVIGERPGRSAKPNLVFSAHLDTVFPEGTSVKVTREGTSISGPGIGDDCRGLAVVLGVIHALNAAKIETAGTITFVGTVGEEGLGDLRGVKHLFGTELKDQVDAFVSVDGTGLGVTTVGVGSHRYRVTISGPGGHSYGAFGLANPVHALGRAIATIADFEVPSQPKTTFNVGRIGGGTSVNSIAFEAWAEVDMRSSDPAAIAEVDRKFQQAVDAAVAAENQRWNNKGALTAKKELVGDRAAGQTPRDSPIVQAAVAVTRALGLPVSMDEGSTDSNVPMGLGIPAVTIDGGGSGRGAHSLGETFDSTDSWKGTARALLLALALAQK
- a CDS encoding TonB-dependent receptor, translating into MGNRYSSGWGLALAMVVLTAVPAIAQEFRGRINGTVTDNSGAVLPGVTVTATSPALIQPQTTAAAADGTYRFIALPAGTYTVTFELNGFKTLKHEGIRVVIGTTLTVDARLDVATLQETVTVTGESPIVDTSTTTVGTNFTKELLTEIPNARDIWAAMSQAPGIVMTGYDVGGSHTGTQTGFNVYGLSQQRTTRIEGINTTENTDANAGYFDFGSFEEFQIGGAGTGADQDTPGGSMNVTVKSGGDRFQGQWYSDWEGKGTISDNVDPALQVTGGTKGEFKAPTGGVNRGNQIDRQYDLNGNLGGPIVRGRAWFFASYRLNNQYKFITGLPDLAQSKLTNYTVKGTYQLSRGNQLIGYWNKREKLQPLRDLAVDVPVSAAYFQASRNYPFKLEWTSVLGDRAFLDVQASGWRNYFPLRPTTENGFFKETLQPGRIDLTTGEYFNGGASDFYQKQRRFKPQYNANLSYFKEGWRGSHDFKVGVEGRWEKRLFFRDQPAGNVFYRDRGTSVSELEIYNTPNDGDNRVTAHSAYLQDVWKMSANLTLTLGLRMDRYKDFYPEQTIAPEGVAALAGSTDPRIVSFLSPRTVSETTVSESTSFGPRIGFAWDVRGNNRSVIKGYFGQFYFNSAPDTLAALQNPVGTARLRYRFVDPNGNRLLDGPNELGTFLSTQGGAGFVRIDPDLERPYSQEISGHFEQEVVRGLSARASWVYKNVRDDWAEVDLLRVGAYTIARQLVDPGPDNTLGTGDEQTLTVFDRPAGIGQDRVFTNPDDYHSDFNTFEVALNRRFSGRWMALTSFGHTWLKQYHGDSSTSSALDSIGIGKAYLWQPNRRAFGRETSTLWNYKMIARYVMPWDIGVSGSYKLQSGRNWGRTISVNHPNAGSETLRVEPVDARRAPNVGILDFRADKSFSLGAAGRLTAMVDVFNATNADTVTNFNITTAALHRIIALLDPRIVRFGVRLDF